A genomic window from Streptomyces brevispora includes:
- the purQ gene encoding phosphoribosylformylglycinamidine synthase subunit PurQ produces the protein MTARIGVVTFPGTLDDQDSLRAVRVAGAEPVSLWHRDKDLHQVDAVILAGGFSYGDYLRAGAISRFSPVMETVIEQAKAGMPVLGICNGFQILTEAHLLPGAMLRNNHLHFICRDQKLRVENTETAWTSDYSEGQEISVPLKNMDGRYTADDHTLDELEAEGRVAFRYVDVNPNGSLRDIAGISNAAGNVVGLMPHPEHAVEPLIGTGRTDGLGFFTSIIKKLVNA, from the coding sequence GTGACTGCTCGTATCGGAGTCGTCACCTTTCCGGGCACCCTCGACGACCAGGACAGCCTGCGGGCCGTACGGGTGGCGGGCGCCGAGCCCGTTTCGCTCTGGCACCGCGACAAGGATCTGCACCAGGTCGACGCGGTCATCCTGGCGGGCGGTTTCTCCTACGGCGACTATCTGCGGGCCGGAGCCATCTCCCGCTTCTCGCCGGTCATGGAGACCGTGATCGAGCAGGCGAAGGCCGGCATGCCGGTTCTCGGTATCTGCAACGGCTTCCAGATCCTGACCGAGGCACATCTGCTGCCCGGCGCGATGCTGCGCAACAACCACCTGCACTTCATCTGCCGCGACCAGAAGCTGCGCGTCGAGAACACGGAGACCGCCTGGACCTCGGACTACTCCGAGGGCCAGGAGATCTCCGTACCGCTCAAGAACATGGACGGCCGCTACACCGCCGACGATCACACGCTCGACGAGCTGGAGGCCGAGGGCCGTGTCGCGTTCCGTTACGTGGACGTGAACCCCAACGGCTCGCTGCGCGACATCGCCGGCATCTCCAACGCCGCGGGCAACGTCGTCGGTCTGATGCCGCACCCGGAGCACGCGGTCGAGCCGCTGATCGGCACCGGCCGTACCGACGGTCTCGGTTTCTTCACCTCGATCATCAAGAAGCTGGTCAACGCATGA
- the purL gene encoding phosphoribosylformylglycinamidine synthase subunit PurL, whose product MSLDTVKHAAETPDTEQPWKELGLKEDEYAKVREILGRRPTGAELAMYSVMWSEHCSYKSSKVHLKQFGEKVPDNDAMLVGIGENAGVVDVGQGYAVTFKVESHNHPSYIEPYQGAATGVGGIVRDILAMGARPVAVVDPLRFGAADHPDTRRVLPGVVAGIGGYGNCLGLPNIGGEVVFDACYQGNPLVNAGCIGVMRHEDIHLAQASGPGNKVILYGARTGGDGIGGVSVLASETFESTGPAKRPAVQVGDPFQEKLLIECTLEIFKEKLVAGIQDLGGAGLSCATSELASAGSGGMRVELDTVPLRDSSLSPEEILMSESQERMCAIVEPQHVDRFLEICEKWDVIATVIGEVTEGSQLEIFWHGEQIVDVPPRSVAHEGPTYHRPYARPSWQDALQADDAGKLARPVNGAELREQVLRLVSSPNQASKSWITDQYDRFVQGNTVLAMPEDAGMVRIDEESNLGVAMATDGNGRYTKLDPYTGAQLALAESYRNVAASGAKPLAISDCLNFGSPEDPDVMWQFAEATRGLADGCLELGTPVTGGNVSLYNQTGDTAIHPTPVVAVLGVIDDVTRRTPVAFAEEGQLLYLLGDTHEEFGGSAWSEVVHDHLGGMPPKVDLGREKLLGEILISASRDGMIDAAHDLSDGGLIQAVTESCLRGGNGARLVVPDGLDAFTFLFSESAGRAIVSIPRSEELRFNDMCGARGLPVARIGVVDGEEIEIQGEFSIPLSELRTAHEGTIPALLA is encoded by the coding sequence ATGAGCCTGGACACGGTCAAGCACGCGGCCGAAACCCCGGACACCGAGCAGCCCTGGAAGGAGCTCGGCCTCAAGGAGGACGAGTACGCCAAGGTCCGCGAGATCCTGGGCCGCCGTCCCACCGGCGCCGAGCTCGCCATGTACTCCGTGATGTGGTCCGAGCACTGCTCCTACAAGAGCAGCAAGGTCCACCTCAAGCAGTTCGGCGAGAAGGTGCCCGACAACGACGCGATGCTCGTCGGCATCGGCGAGAACGCCGGTGTGGTCGACGTCGGGCAGGGTTACGCGGTCACCTTCAAGGTCGAGTCGCACAACCACCCCTCGTACATCGAGCCCTACCAGGGCGCGGCCACCGGAGTCGGCGGCATCGTCCGCGACATCCTCGCGATGGGCGCCCGCCCGGTCGCGGTCGTCGACCCGCTGCGCTTCGGCGCGGCCGACCACCCCGACACCAGGCGCGTCCTGCCGGGCGTCGTCGCGGGCATCGGCGGCTACGGCAACTGCCTGGGCCTGCCGAACATCGGCGGCGAGGTCGTCTTCGACGCCTGCTACCAGGGCAACCCGCTCGTCAACGCCGGCTGCATCGGCGTGATGAGGCACGAGGACATCCACCTGGCCCAGGCCTCCGGCCCCGGCAACAAGGTCATCCTCTACGGCGCCCGCACCGGCGGCGACGGCATCGGCGGCGTCTCGGTGCTGGCCTCGGAGACGTTCGAGTCGACCGGCCCGGCCAAGCGCCCGGCCGTCCAGGTCGGCGACCCGTTCCAGGAGAAGCTCCTCATCGAGTGCACCCTGGAGATCTTCAAGGAGAAGCTCGTCGCGGGCATCCAGGACCTCGGCGGTGCCGGGCTCTCCTGCGCCACGAGCGAGCTGGCCTCCGCGGGCTCCGGCGGCATGCGCGTCGAGCTGGACACCGTGCCGCTGCGCGACTCCTCCCTCTCGCCCGAGGAAATCCTCATGAGCGAGTCGCAGGAGCGCATGTGTGCGATCGTCGAGCCGCAGCACGTGGACCGCTTCCTGGAGATCTGCGAGAAGTGGGACGTCATCGCCACCGTCATCGGGGAGGTGACCGAGGGCTCGCAGCTGGAGATCTTCTGGCACGGCGAGCAGATCGTGGACGTGCCGCCGCGGTCCGTCGCCCACGAGGGCCCGACGTACCACCGCCCGTACGCCCGCCCGTCCTGGCAGGACGCGCTGCAGGCCGACGACGCCGGCAAGCTGGCCCGTCCGGTCAACGGCGCCGAGCTGCGCGAGCAGGTCCTGCGGCTGGTCTCGTCCCCGAACCAGGCCTCCAAGTCCTGGATCACGGACCAGTACGACCGCTTCGTGCAGGGCAACACCGTGCTCGCGATGCCCGAGGACGCCGGCATGGTCCGGATCGACGAGGAGTCCAACCTCGGCGTGGCCATGGCGACCGACGGCAACGGCCGGTACACGAAGCTCGACCCGTACACCGGTGCGCAGCTCGCGCTGGCGGAGTCGTACCGCAACGTCGCCGCCTCCGGCGCCAAGCCGCTCGCCATCTCGGACTGCCTGAACTTCGGTTCGCCCGAGGACCCGGACGTCATGTGGCAGTTCGCCGAGGCCACCCGTGGTCTGGCCGACGGCTGCCTGGAGCTCGGTACCCCGGTCACCGGCGGCAACGTGTCGCTGTACAACCAGACCGGCGACACGGCGATCCACCCGACGCCGGTCGTGGCCGTGCTCGGCGTGATCGACGACGTCACCCGGCGTACGCCGGTCGCCTTCGCGGAAGAGGGCCAGCTCCTCTACCTGCTCGGCGACACGCACGAGGAGTTCGGCGGCTCGGCCTGGTCCGAGGTCGTCCACGACCACCTCGGCGGCATGCCGCCCAAGGTGGACCTCGGCCGCGAGAAGCTGCTCGGCGAGATCCTGATCTCAGCCTCCCGCGACGGCATGATCGACGCGGCGCACGACCTGTCCGACGGCGGTCTGATCCAGGCGGTCACCGAGTCCTGCCTGCGCGGCGGCAACGGTGCCCGGCTGGTCGTGCCGGACGGACTGGACGCGTTCACCTTCCTGTTCTCCGAGTCGGCGGGACGCGCGATCGTCTCGATCCCGCGCAGCGAGGAGCTCCGCTTCAACGACATGTGCGGGGCGCGCGGTCTGCCCGTGGCCCGGATCGGTGTCGTGGACGGCGAGGAGATCGAGATCCAGGGCGAGTTCAGCATCCCGCTGAGCGAGCTGCGTACGGCGCACGAGGGGACGATCCCCGCGCTGCTCGCGTAG
- a CDS encoding TetR/AcrR family transcriptional regulator, translating into MTEGPGLRERKKIQTRRRLLFEAAKLFTERGFEQVSVAEIAEAADVSKMTVFNYFDSKEDLVFAPMEEHIGDVADVVRNRAPGESAVAGVRRHFLAAIENRDPSVGVSDSPVALGLLQLIQQTPTLHIRAHAFFGLSLNQLTEVLVEEGEEPTIARIAASQLIGTRNALITENHRRLLAGEPIEEIAADAVVIAGRGFDLLEKGLGDFATRV; encoded by the coding sequence ATGACCGAGGGGCCGGGGCTGCGAGAGCGCAAGAAGATCCAGACGCGACGGCGTCTGCTGTTCGAGGCCGCAAAGCTCTTCACCGAGCGAGGCTTCGAACAGGTCTCGGTGGCGGAGATCGCCGAGGCGGCCGATGTGTCGAAGATGACGGTATTCAACTACTTCGACAGCAAAGAGGACCTGGTCTTCGCGCCGATGGAGGAACACATCGGCGACGTCGCCGATGTGGTGCGGAACCGGGCGCCCGGTGAGTCCGCCGTGGCCGGTGTGCGCCGCCATTTCCTGGCCGCCATCGAGAACCGGGACCCCTCGGTGGGTGTGAGCGATTCGCCGGTGGCGCTCGGACTCCTTCAGCTGATCCAGCAGACGCCCACGCTGCACATCAGGGCCCACGCCTTCTTCGGCCTCTCCCTCAACCAACTGACCGAGGTTCTCGTCGAGGAGGGGGAGGAGCCGACCATCGCGCGTATCGCGGCCTCCCAGCTCATCGGTACCCGCAACGCCCTGATCACGGAGAACCACCGGCGGCTGCTGGCCGGGGAGCCGATCGAGGAGATCGCCGCGGACGCCGTGGTGATCGCCGGGCGCGGGTTCGACCTGCTGGAAAAGGGCCTGGGCGACTTCGCGACCCGGGTCTAG
- a CDS encoding maleylpyruvate isomerase family mycothiol-dependent enzyme — protein MPPSQKRARRYDPVRTRTAVLAQFAHVREAVGALTPQQLEGPSGLGDWAVRELAVHLAMALSHVSRNLELPEPALAKPEVTLLEWPFSTAGRAERIAADTADLATGHPDVDALYAEVADRFESLVTDASADRLLPTRVGVMRLGDFLVTRTVELVVHTYDLNEAAGLDIPYDRQALAACTRLLTDALAEKAPGGSVEVRVPPFAVVQCVQGPKHTRGTPPNVVETDPVTWFRLATGRTRWAQALDAAKVSAGGERADLAALLPLMG, from the coding sequence ATGCCGCCGTCCCAGAAGCGCGCCCGCCGCTACGACCCGGTCAGGACCCGCACCGCGGTCCTGGCGCAGTTCGCCCATGTCCGGGAAGCCGTCGGCGCCCTGACGCCCCAGCAGCTCGAAGGGCCGAGCGGTCTCGGCGACTGGGCGGTGCGTGAGCTCGCCGTCCATCTGGCCATGGCGCTCTCGCACGTCAGCCGGAACCTGGAGCTTCCCGAGCCGGCCCTCGCCAAGCCCGAGGTCACGCTCCTGGAGTGGCCGTTCTCGACCGCCGGGCGGGCCGAACGGATCGCGGCCGACACCGCGGACCTCGCCACCGGCCACCCGGATGTGGACGCGCTGTACGCGGAGGTCGCCGACCGGTTCGAGTCGCTCGTCACCGATGCCTCCGCGGACCGGCTGCTGCCCACCCGGGTCGGTGTGATGCGGCTCGGGGACTTCCTGGTCACCCGGACCGTGGAGCTTGTGGTCCACACGTACGACCTCAACGAGGCGGCCGGGCTCGACATCCCGTACGACCGCCAGGCGCTCGCCGCCTGCACCCGGTTGCTCACCGACGCACTTGCGGAGAAGGCGCCGGGCGGTTCGGTCGAGGTGCGGGTCCCGCCGTTCGCCGTCGTCCAGTGCGTCCAGGGCCCGAAGCACACCCGGGGCACCCCGCCCAATGTCGTCGAGACCGATCCGGTCACCTGGTTCCGGCTGGCCACCGGGCGTACGCGGTGGGCGCAGGCTCTCGACGCGGCGAAGGTCAGCGCCGGCGGCGAGCGGGCGGACCTCGCCGCGCTGCTGCCGCTGATGGGCTGA